In Cheilinus undulatus linkage group 16, ASM1832078v1, whole genome shotgun sequence, one DNA window encodes the following:
- the eva1bb gene encoding eva-1 homolog Bb gives MEPIKKDMELLSNSMATYAHIKANPESFALYFMMGVCFGLLMALCLLVTGIACRTRRPHRPPPSPERRQLKESSEEDEEDEEDSMVEEVREEAEIPKVTVGPLSERSSQSNGTLRSVNVFASAEELEKARRLEERERIVREIWRNGQPDILVTGTGTIGRVHYH, from the exons ATGGAGccaataaaaaaagacatggaGCTGCTCAGTAACAGTATGGCCACATACGCTCACATCAAAG CCAATCCTGAGAGCTTTGCCCTCTACTTCATGATGGGCGTCTGTTTCGGCCTCCTCATGGCTCTCTGCCTCCTGGTGACCGGCATCGCCTGCAGGACTCGTCGCCCCCACAGGCCACCACCTTCCCCTGAGAGGAGACAGCTGAAAGAGTCCAgtgaggaggatgaagaagatgaggaggaCAGTATGGTGGAGGAAGTTAGGGAGGAGGCAGAGATCCCCAAAGTGACAGTGGGGCCCCTGAGTGAGCGCAGCAGCCAGTCTAACGGGACTCTGAGGAGTGTGAACGTGTTTGCGTCGGCTGAGGAGCTGGAGAAGGCTCGGCGactggaggagagggagagaatcGTCAGGGAGATCTGGAGGAACGGACAGCCGGATATCCTGGTCACAGGGACTGGGACTATTGGACGAGTCCATTACCACTAA